The Pseudarthrobacter sp. BIM B-2242 region CTCCTCCAATGCCCCCGCCGGTCAGCCCCTGGAGCAGTCGCCCGCCACCGGGCGGAGCCGCTTCAGCATCCTCGCGGACGATGGCGGGACGTACGGCCAGTCCGTCATGCACCGCACCGGCGAAACCGTGGTCACCGCCGGCTCCGCAACGGTACGCGTGCCCGGCCCGTTTTTCCGCTGGCTGGACACGGTCTGGGGACGCCGGGCTGTCCGCACCCCGGACGGCTACCCCGGCGACTTCACCCTCGGCTGGCTGGGCTGCCTGGGGTATGAGCTGAAGCGTGAAACAGGGGGCTCGGACGTGACCGCACAGACCCCCGACGCGGCGCTGATCTTCGCTGGCCGGGCCGTGGTTCTGGACCATGTTGAAGGCACGGTGTGGCTCCTTGCCCTGGAGGCTCCCGACGCCGGCACCTGGCTGGCAGCGGCGCGCAGCGCCGTCCGCGGGACCTCCGTCAGCCACACCGCCGGACCAGCCTCCGGCACCGGTAACACCGGCACCCACAGCAGCAGCGCCACCACCGCGAGCGCCCAGGCCGCCGGCAGCAACGGCGGCGGACGTCAGGGCGGGCCGGCGTTCAGCAGCCGGGACACAGCGCTGTCCTACAAACAGAAGATTGCGGCCGCGCAGCACGAAATCCACGAGGGCAACTCGTACGAGGTCTGCCTAACCACCACCCTCACCGCCCGGCTCCCCGCCACCGCGGCGGAGCCCTGGAGTACCTACCTTGCCCTGCGGGCAAAAAACCCGGCGCCGTTCGCAAGCTACCTGCGTTTTGGCGGGCTGACCGTGGCCAGCACGTCGCCGGAACGGTTCCTGCGGATCACGTCCGACGGCGGCATGCGTGCCGAACCGATCAAGGGCACCCGCCGCCGGGGTTCCGATCCGGCGCAGGATAAGGAACTGCGGGTTGATCTTGCGTCATCGGTCAAGGACCGCGCCGAGAACATCATGATCGTTGACCTGTTGCGGAACGACCTCAGCCACTTCGCGGAGCCGGGCTCCGTCACGGTCAGCAGGCTGTGCGAGATCGAAAGCTACGCCACGGTGCACCAGATGGTGAGCACCATCGACGCGCAGTTGATGCCCGGTTCACCGCGGGCCGAGGCAGTATCAGCCTGCTTCCCGGCAGGGTCCATGACCGGCGCACCGAAAATCAGCACCATGGCGATCCTTGACCGGCTGGAGGACGGCCCCCGCGGGCTGTACTCCGGCGCGATCGGTTATTTCTCCATGAACGGAGCATCAGACCTCGCCGTGGCCATCCGCACGCTGGTTATCCGGTCAGGAGATGACACCGCCGGAGACCTCACCGCCGGGGACGGCACCCTGGACGCGCCGACGGCGGAACTCACCCTCGGCGTCGGCGGTGCCATCACTGCCGACTCGGTGCCGGACGAGGAGTACGACGAGATCCGGGTGAAGGCCTACGGTGTGTTGTCCGCCCTCGGCGCGGACTTCCCGGGCGGCTAACCTGCCTGCCTGGAGCCGGGCGTTACTGGACCGTCGCGGTCAGCCGGGCCACGTTGTCGATGTAACGGGCCGCGAGGGGCCGGTTGACCCAGTCCTCAAGCAGGAGTTCCTGCGAGATGTCCCGGTAGGTGTTCTCCACTGCCCGCATATCGTTCACAATGTCCTCGCCGAGCAGCATGACCGAGACCTCCAGGTTCAGCGAGAAGGACCGCATGTCCATGTTGCTGGAGCCGAGAACGGCCACTTCGTCGTCAATGGTGAAGTGCTTGGCGTGCAGGACATACGGCGCCTTGTAGAGGTAGATCCGGACGCCTGCCTCCAGCAGGGCCTCGTAGTACGAACGCTGGGCGTGATGGACCAGGAACTGATCGCCCTTCTCGGAGACGAACAACTCCACGTCCACGCCGCGCTGGGCGGCAGTGGTGATGGCATAGAGCAGCGAGTCGTCCGGGACGAAGTACGGGCTGCAGATGGAAATCCGGTGCTGCGCGGAGTAGATCAGCGTGTTGAAGAGGCGCAGGTTGTTCTCGGTGATGAACCCGGGACCGCTGGGCACCACCTGGGCTGTGACGTTGCCCGGCTCCGGGTTGGCCGGAAGCTGCAGCTGGTGTTCGAGGTTCTCGTCCGTCTCGCTGAGCCAGTCGGTGGCAAAAACCACGTTCAGGGTGGTGACGATCGGGCCCCTCAGGCGGGCCATCAGTTCCACCCATTCACGGCCGGCCTTGCGGTGTTTCGGGTTGTTGTAGGACGGCTCGATCAGGTTCTGTGAACCCGTGAACGCGAGTTCGCCGTCCACCACCATGATCTTGCGGTGGTTCCTCAGGTCCGGGCGGCGCCACTGACCGTGGATCGGCAGCAGGGGCAGCATGCGCTTCCACTGGATCTTGCTTGCCCTGAGCCGCCGGAGGAGGTTGCGGTAGCCCGTGACCCGCAGAGTGCCGATGTGGTCGAACAGGACCCGGACTTCCACGCCGCGCTCTGCAGCTTCTTCCATCGCCGTCAGCAGTTCGTCGGTGATGTGGTCCGTGCTCATGATGTAGAACTCGGCATTGACGAACTTCTTGGCTTTCCGCACCGCCTCGGTCATGGCAAAGATCGAGTCCGGGTAGCCGGGAATAAGGTCAACGGAGTTGCCGTCCACCATGGGCAGGGAGCCCAGCCTGCGGTTCAGTTCACCGGCGGACTTGACCCATTCCGGGCCCGGGTAGTCGCTTTCGACGTCAGCCAGGGACGAGATGCCCGCCCGCACCCGGGTGTTGACAATCTCCTGCTGCTGGCGGCGGCGGCTGGAGAGCTTGAAGTTGCCGAACAGCAGGAACAGCGCCAGGCCCACGAACGGCACAAAGAAGATTCCCAACAGCCATGCCATGGCCGTGGTGGGACGCCTGTTGCCTGGAATGATGCCGACGGCGAGGACCCGGATCACCAGGTCCGCGATGCTCAGCACCACCACAATCCACGTCGGCGCGGTACCGGCAAGCGAAACTGGCCACAACACTGGAAAAACCCCCGGGATATGCGCACCGGCGGACGGGTTCCGGCCGGGCAATGAACCACAGCTTAGCCGCGCCGGGCCCGACTAAGCTGGAGCCATGACTTCTCCTGCTCCCGTGGTGCTCGTTTTCCTTGACCCTGCGGTCCCGGCCGGCCGGCTTGCCGACGCTTCGCAGCCACAGCTGATGGCCACGGACCAGGGTGCCACCCGCGGTGACGGCATCTTCGAATCCATGCTCGCGGTGGGCGGTGACGTGCGGAAGCTGCAGGCCCACCTGGACCGGTTGGGCGGCTCCGCGAAGGCCCTTGACCTGGTGATCCCGGCGCAGGACCAATGGCGCGCGGCCATCGCCACAGGCGTGGCTGAGCACCGCAGCCAGCACCCGGCACCTTCCGCGGCCGAGGACGAAGTGGTGGTCAAGCTCGTGGCCACGCGCGGCCCCGAAGGTGCCGACTCCCCCACGTGCTGGGTCCAGGTTTCTCCGGTCGGCGCCCTGGGCCGGCGCCAGCGCGAGGCCGGCATCGACGTCATCCTGCTGGACCGCGGGTACGACAGTGACGCCGCCGAACGCGCACCGTGGCTGTTGCTCGGGGCGAAGACCCTGTCCTATGCGGTGAACATGGCCGCGCTCCGGCATGCACACAAGCAAGGGGCCGACGACGTCATCTTCCTCTCCACCGACGGCCGCGTCCTGGAGGGCCCCACGTCAACGGTCCTGCTGGCCCACGTGGAAACGGTGGACGACGGCGCCGGCGCCCGCACCGTCCGCCGGCTCATTACACCCCAGCTGGACACCGGCATCCTCCCCGGCACCTCCCAGAATGCGCTCTTCAGCGCAGCGAAGGCGGCGGGATGGGAGCTGGGATACGGCCCGCTGGAGCCGCAGGACCTGCTGGACGCCGATGCCGTATGGCTGATTTCCAGCATCCGGCTGCTGGCGCCCGTGAACCACATCGACGGCAAGGAAATCGGTACGCCGGCCCTGCAGAAACAGCTGACTGCCGAACTGAACGCGCTGTACGCAGGGATCCAGTAGGCCGCCGTGCCTGTTCGAAGCGCGGGCATCCTGCTCTACCGGCACGGTGGGGCGGGCGGGCTGGAACTCTGGATAGCGCACATGGGCGGACCGTTCTGGGCCGGCAAGCAGGCCCACTCCTGGTCCCTCCCCAAAGGTGAGTACCAGCCCGACGAAGATCCGCTGGTGGCTGCCCGGCGGGAGTTCACCGAGGAAATCGGCACACCGCCACCTGCCGTTGAATACATTTCCCTGGGCGAGTTCCGGCAGCCGTCCGGGAAGCTCATCACGGTCTTCGCCGCTGAGACCGACTTTCAGCCCGGCAGGATTGTCAGCAACACGTTCCCCCTGGAATGGCCGAAAGGCTCGGGGACCATCCAGGATTTTCCGGAGATCGACGACGCCCGGTGGGTCAGTGAAGCGGAGGCCCGGAACAAGCTCGTCAAGGGCCAGCTTCCCATCCTTGACGCCCTCGTCAAGGCCCTGTTGCAAAGGCAGGATCATCCGTAAGGTGTGGTCCATGAACTCGCACACGCAGCCCGCTGACAACCTGACCTTCGACCAGTGCTGGGAATTGCTTGAAGACGACACTGTAGGGCGCCTGGCTCTTGTGGTGGACGGCCATCCCGAGATTTTTCCGGTGAATTACGTTGTGCACCGCCGGAGCATCGTTTTCCGGACCGCAGGCGGCTCCAAGCTCTGGGGCGCCGAGGCGGCCCGCCCGGCCGCGCTGGAGATTGACGGCTACGATCCCCACACCGAAGAGGCCTGGAGCGTTGTGGCACGCGGAGACACTGAGGTGATCGAGGATCAGGCCGACAAGGATGCCGTCGACGCCCTGAGCCTGGAACCATGGCAGGCCGGCCCCAAGGACAACTACATCCGGCTGACCGTCAAAGCCCTGACCGGCCGGCGCTTCCAGGTCATCAAGCCTGACGTCTGGAACACCAGGCTGTCGGACCGCCGCCGCGCATCCTTCGAATAACGAACAGCACAGGACAGCAGGAAGGGCCGGGTCACCCCGGCCCTTCCTGTGCCCCGCCTACTTCCCTGAGGGGGCCGGGTAGGCTGCGTCCACCTCCACTTCAACCAGCCACCCGTTGACAGGCAGGTTCTCGATCTCCAGGGCGAACCGTGAGGGCCTCGCGGCGTTCACCACCAGGGGGTCCGCCGGAGCCGCCGACCCGAGCGGAACCTTCACCGGGGATCCATCGGCGAGGCTCGTGTTTGCGAAGTACTGCCGGTACGCACGGTTCCAGCCGTCAAAGTCGGCTTTCTCCGTTCCGGCAGGGTTCTGGAGGAAGACGCGCATGGTGATGACGTCGTCGTAATCCAATCCTGCCTGCGCGAGGTTCTCGCCGATCCGGCGCAGGGCGTTGATCCCCTGCGCCTCGGTAATGGTGACCCCGGCGGGAAGCACACCGCCGGGGAAGACAGCCGTGTCGATGTACCGCTGTTCGCTGCCGGCGGGCGCCGCGCTGTTCAATGCCGACGGGCCCAGGCCGCTGGTCTTGTAGATGGCGGTGTTGGCGCCGATGGCGACGCCCGAAGCGATCATCGGGTTGTCCTGGCCGGCCGGCAGGTTGGGGACTGTGGTTCCCGGTTTGGGCGCGGCGAGGTCCTCGAAAACGGCCGGTCCGGCGAAAGCGGCGGTGGCGGTGAGGCACAGGCCGGCAACGCCGGCTGCGATCAGGGAGGTGCGGCGGATCATGGGCTTCTTTCCGGGGGTCGGGGTTATGCTGTCGCGGTGTTCGGACGGGGCGCTCATCCGGCCACCGCCGCGGCCACGCGGGTGTGCAGCGCGGTGACTGCCGCCCTGGCGGAGGTCATGGCACCGTGCTGCCAGGCGATGGCGTGGCTCAGGTGATCGCCGGCGAAGTAGATGTTGCCAGTGGGCTCCAGCAGCTTGGCGTACTTGGCATCCGTCTGCGACGGCCAGCCCACCCATGCTCCTTCGGAGAATTCGGTGCTGCCCCAGTCAACCGAGAACGACGCCGAGACGTCCTTTTTGTACACGTCGCCGTGGATGCGCGCGCCTTGGTCAAGGGCGCGGCTAAGGCGCTTTTCGGGTGACAGGGGCTGGTAGGCGCGGGCGCTGGCGCCCGTGTTGTAGTAGCCCACCATGGTGCCGCGCTGGCCATGAAAACCTGTGGACGGGTACCACATGTTGCCCAGGTCGATGTTGGTGTTGGTGATGCCGCCGTAGATGCGGTGGTCCTCTTCCCACCACCGTCGCGAGTACTCGATGCCGATCTTGCCCGCGTCGCTGGGTGTGGCGAATTTGAGGGCATCAAGCACGTCGGCGGGGAGGTTGCCGGGAATTTTGGCGGCGATGTGGGGCGGCAGTGTGTTGACTGCGAAGTCGGCTTCAAGGCTCTTGGTCTGGCCGCCGGGGTTGGTGTAGTCCACGGAGACCCCGGTGGCGGTGTTGTTCAGCGAGAGGACCCTGGCGCCGTACACAATCTTGTCCTTGCCGATGGCTGCTTCGAAGGCGTAGGGGATCTTGTCCATGCCGCCCACGGGCTGGAACATCATCATCGCCTGGTCCCAGCCGAATTCGAACGAGAAGTAGTTACCGACGCCGCTGGCGAAGACGTCGGACAAGGCATCCGGGGCCAGGGGTGTGCCGGCTTCCAGGCCCGCTCCGGGAGCCACGGAGTAGCCCTTCCGTCCGCTGCCCGAGTACTTGTAGCTCGCCGCCGCATTTCCGGGGACCTTGCCTCCGATGGCGCCGAAGTTGCCCAGGAAGGAGATGAGGTTTTCCTTGTCGGCCGGGCTGAGGTAGCTGTCCAGCGAACCCTGGTCCGTGGCTTTTGCGAGCAGTTCGGACACGTAGCCGTAGACGTCTGCCTTGGCGGCACGGTGGCGGACCGGAGTGTTGGAGAGCTTGGAGCTGCCCTCGCGGAAAAGGTAGCCGTCCGCGTTCTGGTTGGTGAAGGGCTCGATGGCGACGCCGAGTTCCTTGCAGTAGTCAAGGGTGATGTGGTGCTGCGGGATCCGGCCGGGCCCGGCATTCATGTACTGGTCTTTGGAGAAGGCTGCCCGTTGGGTGACCCCCTTCAGGTCGGTTTCCTCGGTGCCGCCCCGGACCGTCCAATTGCGGCCGCCCGGACGCATACGCGCTTCCAGGATGGTCACCTTGTAGCCGGCTTTGCCGAGCTCGTAGGCGGTGGTCAGGCCGGCGATGCCGCCGCCAAGCACCACCACGGACTTGCCCGCCCCGTTGACATCGCTCTTACGCGGGGCCGCAAACGCCGGCGTGGCCGAGTCAGGAGCGAGCCCCATGGCCTCCATGGTCTGGTACATCACCCCGGCGCCACCCACCATGCCCACATAGCGGAGGAAATTCCTGCGAGTCGCATCTGTCAATTTTTTCCCTTTCACCGAAGCGTTACAAAAGGGAGCGTAGAGGCAGAATGTTTCGTCAAAGGACGTGACAATTTCCGTGTTGTACCGTTCACATTTCCGGAAGATGAACGCGGTTCATGGACAGTTAAGAGCATGCCGGGACCTGCCATCCGTGGCATGCTGGCAGTAACGGCACTACCGAAAGGCACCACCATGGGCAACGACGCCAAGGTTGATCCGTCCCCAGCAGCAGCCGGCGGCACCGCCGACCGCACCCCGGTCATCCTGGGCGGTGCCCGCACTCCCTTCGGCCGGTTCCGCGGCGGCCTGGCCGGGCTGACGTCCACCGAACTTGGCGCCCACGCCATCCGCCATGCGCTGGACCGGACGGGCGTGGCGCCGGAGCAGGTCCAGGCCGTGATCGTGGGCCAGGTCATCCAGGCCGGCGCCGGCCAGGGACCCGCACGGCAGGCCAGCCTCGCCGCCGGAATCGGGTGGGACGTGCCCGCCGTGACCATCAACAAACTGTGCCTGTCCGGGCTGACCGCCGTGATCGATGCCGCCCGGATGATCCGCGCCGGCGAGGCCGACTTCATTGTCGCAGCGGGCCAGGAATCCATGACCAACGCTCCGCACCTGCTGCCCCGGCTCCGGAGCGGCGTTGCCATCGGCGATGCGCCGCTGCTGGATGCGCTGAACTTTGACGGCCTGCAGGACCCCCGCACCGGCGAGCTGATGGGTTCCGCTACGGACGCCGTCAATGCACGCCTTGGCATCGGCCGCCAGGCCCAGGACGACGTCGCTGCCCGTTCCCATCAACGGGCCGAAGCCGCCCGGACGGCCGGGTACCTGGCCGAGGAGATCGCTCCGGTGGAGGTCCCGCAGCGCCGCGGCGCCGCCGTCGTGATTGATACAGACGAAGGGATCAGGCCGGGCACGACGCCCGAGACCCTCGCGGCGCTGAAACCCGCCTTCTCCACAGCGGACACCGCCACCATCACCGCCGGGTCCTCCTCGCCGCTGTCCGACGGTGCAGCCGCCGTGGTGGTGGCCAGCAAGGCAGCGGCGGAAGCGGCCGGGCTCAGCTGGATCGCTGAGATCGGCAGCCACGGCCAGACTGCCGGACCAGACGGCTCCCTGCACTCCCAACCTTCCCGGGCCATCGGGCGCGCCCTGAAACTCGAGGGCCTGACCGTGGCAGATCTGGACCTCATCGAGATCAATGAGGCCTTCGCCTCGGTGGTGGTGCAGTCTGCGAAGGACCTGGGGATCGACGCCGAAAGAATCAACGCCGACGGCGGGGCCATTGCCCTGGGACATCCGGTGGGCGCCTCCGGGGCCCGCCTCGTGCTGCATCAGGCCCTCGCCCTGAAACGCCGCGGCGGCGGCACCGGTGTTGTGGCCCTGTGCGGCGGCGGCGGCCAGGGCGAGGCCCTGATCCTTAAGGCCTGACGCCCGGTCAGCGGGCTTAGGGGGTCAGCGGACAGCGGCTCAGGTGGGGATGATGCCGAACAGGACCCGCTTCTTCACCATCACCCAGAGAAGCCCCAGGATGACCGCATAGGCGGCCGTATTGACCAGGATGTCGCCCTGCCGCAGTGCCGGGATGTTGGCGATCACGGCGATGAGCACAACGTGCATGATGAAGACGTACAGCGTGGCCTGCCCCAGCGGAATCAGGAACCAGCCCAGGGCCCGTTCCACCGGCTTCCAGTACGCGGTCAGGAATGCGTAGGCGGCCACCACCAGGACCAGGACGTTGAGGAGCCGGCCGGGGTCCAGGTAGGTGCGGGCAAAAAAGGCGTCGTACATGGCCCGGTAGGCGGTGTCCGGAATGACGGCCAGGCGCAGGTCGAACCCGTTGGCCAGGTAGGGGTTGCACCAGGACAGGAAGGCGAAAACAAACGCCAGCACCGTGGACGCCACCACGACCCAATGATGCGCCGACAGCCAGGCGACGATGCGGCGCCGGTGGTAGCCCGCCACCAGGCCGACCACAAACAGGACCTGCCAGACAAGGAGCGGGAAGGAGTCCTCGAACTGGGAGGGCAGCAGCCTGACCCGGGTGGCAGCACCCGCGGCGTAGATCCCCAGCGTGCCGCCCAGAACCCACAGGGCCTTGCCGCGGTTGAGCGCGGCAAGGATCAGGGGGCTGGCCAGCAGCAGCACCACATAGAGGCCCATCACGTTGAACTGCCAGGGACCGAACTGCAGGAGGACGATGGCGGGCAGGACCTGGGCGGGCACCGGGAACTGCAGGAGAGTTTCCATTCCTGCATACAGGTCATAGGTCCGGCCGGCGGCGTTGTGCCCCGCGCCGCCCGTGCCCTGGTCAACGTAGGTGGTCAGCGCGTCGGTCTGGAAGAAAGGCAGCAGCGAGAGCAGGAAGACACCGATGAGGACCGCGAGGGCGGTGACGTACAGCTTTCCGGCCCGGCGGGACGTCAGATCCACCACCTTGCCGAAATCGTCCTTCACCCTCGGCCCGTACACCATCCCCACCACCAAACCGGAGAACAGCACAAACAGCTCTGCGCCGGAAACGAACCCCACCGTCTCCTGGGTCAGCAGCTGGAAAAGCGATGTCATGCCCAGGTGGTTGACCACCACAAAAACAATGGCCAGGCCCCGGAGGAGGTCCACCCGGGAATCCCGCTTGGACGGGTCCCCGTAGCCCCAGCCGGAAATCACGCCTACGCGCCGTGGCAACTGCCACAAGGCAATCAGGAGGATCACCATGGCCGCCCCGACACTCCAGGCAGCAGGCCCGGCCAGGGAATTGGCCTGCGTAGCCTGCTGCCCTCCGCTCACAACAGTGACCGGGCCGGTGGTCAGGCCGGACGCGGCCAGACTGTCGCCGGCAGCCTGCGCGATGCCGGCGTTGCCGGTAATTCGCCAGTCGATGCTGACCACCCCGGTATCACGGGTGCTGGTCCGTTCGTCCCAGACGACGGCGGCGATCCGGTCGAATTCGTCCGCTGTGGCGGCCGCGAGGGTCTGGTCCCACCAGGCCCCCTTGATGTCCGCTTCCGCAGCACCGCCTGCAACAGGGCTGTAAAAGGCGGCCGTCTGCAGGAGCATAGGTTTGTCCCGGCCGGCGGCGTATGTGGCGTAGAAATTTTCGCTCCCTGCCTGCGTCACCATCGCGGTGAGCTCACCGCCGGCGGGGAGGGTATTGACGGCGGCCTTGCCGCCGGTGTCATCGTGATAGGCCGTCAGCCCCACCCACTCCACCGCGTCATCGCCGGGGTAGTAGGGCGCGTATGCTGCGTCTGCACCGTTCCAGCTTCCGTCCCCGTTGGTGTCCAGCAGGGCGTATCCCTCGGACCCGGCGGCGGGGGCGTCCCGGTGGCGTTCAAACGGGTAGTCCCGCCCAAGGTACGGCTGCCACACCATCACGGTGCCGGCGTCGTCCGCGGTTTTGAACTCCGCAGCAATGGTGCGGAACGCTTCCTTGTAGGCGGCCGGCTGCTGACCCCACTCCACCCAGCTTGAGTTCATATCGGGGGCGAACCGGATCAGCAGCGTGCCCCGGAAAGCAGAGGCCAGCTCCTTAGCCTTGGCCGCGAAGGCCCCTGCGGCTGCGGCATCCACCTGGCCCAGCGCCATGGAGGGGCGCACGGTGAGCATGGCATGGGCGCCCTGCCCTGCAGCCTGGCCAAAGAAGTCCCGGACGTTCTGTTCCTCCCCGGACCGCACGGGCAGCGAGATCTCGTGGTCAAGCAGCGCGGGCGAAGCCCCCAGCCGCTCGGCAAATCCCGCCGCCGAGTCCTCGCCCCATTCAAGGACAGCTCCGAGCAGGGGTTTGCCCTCCTCCGGCTCAGGCCGGGCCGCGTGGACCGGGCCCGCGGAGAACAGGCTGATCAGGAGGAGCACGGCTGCAACAAGGGCGGCCGGCAAAGTGCTCCGTACGCCGGGCACGGCCGACGGCGGCACGCCCCTGTTTGCGAAGAGTGTTGGCATAGCGGTGTGGACCCTCCCCCAGGACGGCTTTTGTGCTGACGGCCGGTGCCGCCGCAGAAACTCTATCGGTCTTCGCAGGTGTGCCTGCTGATCGTCACCGCACCGCTGCCAAGTTCGGCGTGCCACGCTCCTGCCACAAGGTTCACGCCGTGTTCCCGATGCCTCGATTGTCCGGCCCCCTGGCCGGGGCTGGAGGCCCCGGATTGGTTACGGAACATGACGACGGCGGCGGTGCAGCCGGGTGCCCCGGATGTTACGTTTTTGGGGAGTAATGAGAACCGGCGCCAAGCCCTGACTGGCCGGTCGGCAACCCTCCCTTTCGCGGCGGGGTGCCTCAGGTGAATACTCGGCATATCGACATTCGAGCTGCAAGCGTGAGAGAAGGAGATCCGTCGTGTCTGACGCACCTGCCCCTGAAGAAAAACTGTCGTACCGGCTTGTGACCGGGCCGGATGACAGGTCCTTCTGTGAACGGATTTCCACGGCCCTGGCCGAAGGGTATGTCCTGCACGGCAGCCCGGCCGCGACGTCCAACGGCGGCCAGGTGATCGTCGCGCAGGCACTTATCCTCCCGTCGGCCATCGCCAGCGCGGATGCCGCCGTCGCCACCGCCGTGGATGACCTGTCCGCCAGCGAGGACCTCGAGTTCGACGGCGAGGGCCACGCATGAGCTACGCCGGAGACCTCACCCCGCACGAAGCGTGGGCCAAGCTGGAGCAGGGCGCCATTTTGGTGGACGTCCGCACCGAAGGCGAATGGGCGCACATCGGCATTCCGGACACAAAGGCCACGGACAACGATCCCCTGTTCATTCCATGGACGTTCGCCGGCGGCATCCCCAACGCCGACTTCATCACCGACCTCACGCAGCAGGCCCCCGAGGACAGCGCAACGGAACTGCTGTTCATCTGCCGCTCGGGCCAGCGCTCCGTCGCCGCCGCCATTGCAGCGACGCAGGCAGGGTTCACGTCCTACAACGTCCTGGAGGGTTTTGAAGGTGTGCCGGACCGTTACGGCGAGCGCACCGTCAACGGCTGGAAGAACAGCGGCCTGCCCACCAACCTGGGAAGCCGCTAGATGACCTTCAACGAAGAGGCCGCCGGCTGGAGCGCCGACACGCAGGCAGTCCGCGGCGGCCTGGACCGCACCAACTTCCAGGAAACCACCGAGCCGGTCTTCCTGAACTCCGGCTTTGTCTACGAGTCCGCGGCCGCGGCCGAGCGCGCCTTCACCGGCGAAGACGAACGGTTTGTCTACTCCCGGTACGGCAACCCGTCAGTGGCCACCTTCCAGGAGCGCCTCCGCCTGCTTGAAGGCACCGAAGCGTGCTTCGCGACGGCGTCGGGCATGTCAGCGGTATTCACCGCCCTGGGTGCCCTGCTGGCTGCCGGGGACCGCGTGGTTGCTGCGCGTTCCCTGTTCGGCTCCTGCTTTGTGATCCTGAACGAGATCCTGCCGCGCTGGGGTGTGGAGGCCGTGTTTGTGGACGGGCCCGACCTGGACCAGTGGCGCGAAGCCCTGTCGGAACCCACTACTGCCGTGTTCTTCGAATCGCCGTCCAACCCCATGCAGGAGATTGTGGACATCGCCGCGGTCAGCGAGCTGGCGCACGCCGCCGGGGCCACCGTCGTCGTCGACAATGTCTTTGCCACTCCCCTGCTGCAGCGCTGCGGGCCGTTCGGCGCGGACGTGATTGTGTACTCCGGCACGAAGCACATCGACGGCCAGGGCAGGGTCCTGGGCGGCGCCATCCTGGGAACCAAGGAATTCATCGACGGCCCGGTCAAGCAGCTCATGCGTCACACCGGCCCGGCCCTCTCCGCGTTCAATGCCTGGGTGCTCACCAAGGGCCTGGAAACCATGTCGCTCCGCGTGAACCACTCCTCCGCCTCCGCGCTGCGGCTGGCCGAGTGGCTCGAACAGCAGCCGGCCGTCAGCTGGGTCAAGTACCCGCTGCTGAAATCACATCCCCAGTACGAGCTCGCGGCCAGGCAGATGAAGGCCGGCGGCACAGTGCTCACCCTCGAACTTGCCGCGACGGGCGGCCGCTCGGGCAAGGATGCCGCCTTCGCGCTGCTGGACGCCCTGCGGATCATCGACATCTCCAACAACCTGGGCGACGCCAAGTCGCTCATCACCCATCCGGCCACTACCACCCACCGCGCCATGGGCCCCGAAGGCCGTGCGGCCATCGGGCTCAGCGACGGTGTGGTGCGCCTGTCCGTGGGCCTGGAGGATGTGGACGACCTCATCGGCGACCTCGAACAGGCGCTGAAGCAGGTCTAGGGGCGGGCCGCGCCGGGTGGCTCACCGTCGCGCCGGATTTCGAGCCGCACGGCCACCCATCTCAGCCGTGACTTTGATCGAGCCAAAGCCTTTCCGGAACGCCGCCGCTCCCGGCCCGCCTATGGCGGGCGTGTGGTGCTGCTGACCGGAGGCTCAGGGTTGGCGGAGCTGCGTGGATGCCGTCTCACGCACGGCGCCGGTCAGCTGGTTG contains the following coding sequences:
- the opgC gene encoding OpgC domain-containing protein, which produces MPTLFANRGVPPSAVPGVRSTLPAALVAAVLLLISLFSAGPVHAARPEPEEGKPLLGAVLEWGEDSAAGFAERLGASPALLDHEISLPVRSGEEQNVRDFFGQAAGQGAHAMLTVRPSMALGQVDAAAAGAFAAKAKELASAFRGTLLIRFAPDMNSSWVEWGQQPAAYKEAFRTIAAEFKTADDAGTVMVWQPYLGRDYPFERHRDAPAAGSEGYALLDTNGDGSWNGADAAYAPYYPGDDAVEWVGLTAYHDDTGGKAAVNTLPAGGELTAMVTQAGSENFYATYAAGRDKPMLLQTAAFYSPVAGGAAEADIKGAWWDQTLAAATADEFDRIAAVVWDERTSTRDTGVVSIDWRITGNAGIAQAAGDSLAASGLTTGPVTVVSGGQQATQANSLAGPAAWSVGAAMVILLIALWQLPRRVGVISGWGYGDPSKRDSRVDLLRGLAIVFVVVNHLGMTSLFQLLTQETVGFVSGAELFVLFSGLVVGMVYGPRVKDDFGKVVDLTSRRAGKLYVTALAVLIGVFLLSLLPFFQTDALTTYVDQGTGGAGHNAAGRTYDLYAGMETLLQFPVPAQVLPAIVLLQFGPWQFNVMGLYVVLLLASPLILAALNRGKALWVLGGTLGIYAAGAATRVRLLPSQFEDSFPLLVWQVLFVVGLVAGYHRRRIVAWLSAHHWVVVASTVLAFVFAFLSWCNPYLANGFDLRLAVIPDTAYRAMYDAFFARTYLDPGRLLNVLVLVVAAYAFLTAYWKPVERALGWFLIPLGQATLYVFIMHVVLIAVIANIPALRQGDILVNTAAYAVILGLLWVMVKKRVLFGIIPT
- a CDS encoding flavin monoamine oxidase family protein gives rise to the protein MTDATRRNFLRYVGMVGGAGVMYQTMEAMGLAPDSATPAFAAPRKSDVNGAGKSVVVLGGGIAGLTTAYELGKAGYKVTILEARMRPGGRNWTVRGGTEETDLKGVTQRAAFSKDQYMNAGPGRIPQHHITLDYCKELGVAIEPFTNQNADGYLFREGSSKLSNTPVRHRAAKADVYGYVSELLAKATDQGSLDSYLSPADKENLISFLGNFGAIGGKVPGNAAASYKYSGSGRKGYSVAPGAGLEAGTPLAPDALSDVFASGVGNYFSFEFGWDQAMMMFQPVGGMDKIPYAFEAAIGKDKIVYGARVLSLNNTATGVSVDYTNPGGQTKSLEADFAVNTLPPHIAAKIPGNLPADVLDALKFATPSDAGKIGIEYSRRWWEEDHRIYGGITNTNIDLGNMWYPSTGFHGQRGTMVGYYNTGASARAYQPLSPEKRLSRALDQGARIHGDVYKKDVSASFSVDWGSTEFSEGAWVGWPSQTDAKYAKLLEPTGNIYFAGDHLSHAIAWQHGAMTSARAAVTALHTRVAAAVAG
- a CDS encoding rhodanese-like domain-containing protein — protein: MSYAGDLTPHEAWAKLEQGAILVDVRTEGEWAHIGIPDTKATDNDPLFIPWTFAGGIPNADFITDLTQQAPEDSATELLFICRSGQRSVAAAIAATQAGFTSYNVLEGFEGVPDRYGERTVNGWKNSGLPTNLGSR
- a CDS encoding acetyl-CoA C-acyltransferase: MGNDAKVDPSPAAAGGTADRTPVILGGARTPFGRFRGGLAGLTSTELGAHAIRHALDRTGVAPEQVQAVIVGQVIQAGAGQGPARQASLAAGIGWDVPAVTINKLCLSGLTAVIDAARMIRAGEADFIVAAGQESMTNAPHLLPRLRSGVAIGDAPLLDALNFDGLQDPRTGELMGSATDAVNARLGIGRQAQDDVAARSHQRAEAARTAGYLAEEIAPVEVPQRRGAAVVIDTDEGIRPGTTPETLAALKPAFSTADTATITAGSSSPLSDGAAAVVVASKAAAEAAGLSWIAEIGSHGQTAGPDGSLHSQPSRAIGRALKLEGLTVADLDLIEINEAFASVVVQSAKDLGIDAERINADGGAIALGHPVGASGARLVLHQALALKRRGGGTGVVALCGGGGQGEALILKA
- a CDS encoding DUF1737 domain-containing protein — encoded protein: MSDAPAPEEKLSYRLVTGPDDRSFCERISTALAEGYVLHGSPAATSNGGQVIVAQALILPSAIASADAAVATAVDDLSASEDLEFDGEGHA